The Clostridium chauvoei genome has a window encoding:
- a CDS encoding DUF6398 domain-containing protein, translating to MLKVPTEFEERYREIVEIIEVFCKENLNEAYLKLSKDICKAICSIEGNSIKKGKANSWACGIVHALGMKNGLLGGKGKQAIKASELYESFGISSSTGLSKSKEVRSLIDLENQKWSIDNVDIKERALEEVAATIEKDETITFDISELKIEDENLLKAIAIADSAWNQKNFKQKIKLAKEALSLSDDCAEAYIILSYDNSISQERQKELAIKAVEAAKRVIGEENIPKYIGKFLDSEVTKPYFSAKYRLGNILWLIGKREEAIEEFKNLIELCPEDNIMIRGYLLSWLIFEGKDEETEELLKMFKNDFLTATKYSKALYLFKKGNIDEAERALKVASVKNPFVIDYIIKTKRMPKMLPELKKLGTEEDAIYYMKNGEAAWNKVPGAIEWVKEFKKNQPF from the coding sequence ATGCTTAAAGTGCCTACGGAATTTGAAGAAAGATATAGAGAGATAGTTGAAATCATTGAAGTTTTTTGTAAAGAAAACCTAAATGAGGCTTATTTAAAACTTTCTAAAGACATTTGTAAAGCAATATGTTCTATAGAAGGAAATTCTATAAAAAAGGGAAAGGCAAACTCATGGGCTTGTGGAATAGTACATGCTTTAGGAATGAAAAATGGTTTATTAGGCGGTAAAGGAAAACAAGCAATTAAGGCTAGTGAGTTATATGAATCTTTTGGAATAAGCAGCAGTACAGGCCTTTCTAAATCAAAAGAAGTACGTTCCCTTATAGATTTAGAAAATCAAAAGTGGAGTATAGATAATGTTGATATAAAAGAAAGAGCATTAGAAGAAGTTGCGGCAACAATAGAAAAAGATGAAACAATAACTTTTGATATTTCAGAGTTAAAAATAGAAGATGAAAATCTGCTTAAAGCAATAGCCATTGCAGATAGTGCTTGGAATCAAAAGAATTTTAAACAAAAGATAAAATTAGCTAAGGAAGCATTAAGTTTAAGTGATGATTGTGCAGAGGCTTATATAATTTTATCTTATGATAATTCAATTTCACAAGAAAGACAAAAGGAATTAGCTATAAAAGCTGTAGAAGCTGCTAAAAGAGTAATAGGAGAAGAAAATATACCAAAGTATATAGGTAAATTTTTAGATTCAGAAGTAACTAAACCATATTTTAGTGCTAAATATAGATTAGGAAATATATTATGGCTTATAGGCAAGAGAGAAGAAGCTATAGAAGAATTTAAAAATCTTATAGAGCTATGCCCAGAAGATAATATAATGATTAGAGGATATTTATTATCTTGGCTTATATTTGAGGGTAAGGATGAAGAAACAGAAGAATTATTAAAGATGTTTAAAAATGATTTCTTAACAGCAACTAAATATAGCAAGGCTTTATATTTATTTAAAAAAGGTAATATTGATGAAGCAGAAAGAGCTTTAAAGGTTGCAAGCGTAAAAAATCCTTTTGTTATTGATTATATTATTAAAACAAAAAGAATGCCTAAAATGCTTCCAGAATTAAAGAAGCTTGGAACAGAGGAAGATGCAATATATTATATGAAAAATGGAGAAGCTGCGTGGAATAAGGTTCCAGGAGCTATAGAGTGGGTAAAAGAATTTAAGAAGAATCAACCATTCTAA
- a CDS encoding GerMN domain-containing protein: MKKKLTFILLLTSLLFLFISCNKASIDSENQKVTIEKPIINNESSSTKGNNNVEKSSKAEKKPTTPTPEIKNRDVRLYYYDVNLDKLVYLDTVIEIKDKAVATAIVNALKSPSNNKITPAISSKINIKSASVDLDNDLIRIDFTDNFVKEQNLGSGPEAMTLQAIVNTLGYNFNVNKVKITLGGKPYNSGHFSYNENEYIPVNYNDCVEFK, translated from the coding sequence ATGAAAAAAAAGTTAACTTTTATCTTGTTATTAACATCTCTGCTATTTCTATTTATAAGTTGTAATAAAGCCTCAATAGATTCAGAGAACCAAAAAGTTACTATTGAAAAACCTATTATTAATAATGAATCTTCTTCTACTAAAGGAAATAATAATGTAGAAAAGTCATCTAAAGCAGAAAAAAAGCCTACTACCCCAACTCCTGAAATTAAAAATAGAGACGTTAGACTTTACTATTATGATGTTAATTTAGATAAGCTAGTTTATTTAGATACTGTAATAGAAATTAAAGATAAAGCTGTTGCTACAGCAATAGTAAATGCCCTTAAAAGTCCAAGTAATAATAAAATAACACCTGCTATCTCATCAAAGATAAATATAAAATCTGCCTCTGTAGATTTAGATAATGATTTAATCAGAATAGATTTTACAGATAACTTTGTTAAAGAACAAAACCTTGGAAGTGGTCCAGAAGCTATGACTCTTCAAGCTATTGTAAACACTTTAGGTTATAATTTCAATGTTAATAAAGTTAAAATAACTCTAGGTGGAAAACCTTATAATTCAGGACATTTTTCATATAATGAAAATGAATATATTCCTGTTAACTATAATGACTGTGTAGAATTTAAATAG
- a CDS encoding IS256 family transposase encodes MTRKIDTNFDYNEEIKRCKTIDDVMGKNGLIQRLVKDVLENILEGEMEEHLGRNKYERVEAVDQTKKNYRNGYSRKNLRSSFGDVDLDVPRDRNAEFEPQIIKKYETVCTELDKKIISLYAKGMSTSDIQAEIEDLYGITISPSMVSKITDKVLASAAEWQNRVLDKIYPIVYLDAMYFKVRSNGKIVNKAVYICLGYTMEGYKDILGIWVDEAEGAKFWLGICNDLKNRGVKEILIACMDGLKGLPQAIKTVFPSVNIQTCIVHQIRNSIKYIASKDKKAFMKDLKEVYKATTEELALAQLDNLKEIWGDKYGIVIDSWYNNWSNLSTFFDFSPTIRKMIYTTNILEGFNRQIRKFTKVRVIFPTDESLNKCVYLATMEILEKWTQPIHNWGATLAELSIIFEDQLKDELA; translated from the coding sequence ATGACAAGAAAAATTGATACCAACTTTGATTACAATGAGGAAATTAAAAGATGCAAAACAATCGATGATGTAATGGGTAAAAACGGATTAATACAAAGATTAGTTAAAGATGTTCTTGAAAATATATTAGAAGGTGAAATGGAAGAACATCTAGGAAGAAATAAATATGAACGTGTAGAAGCAGTTGATCAAACTAAGAAGAACTACAGGAATGGTTATAGTCGCAAGAATTTAAGAAGTTCCTTCGGTGACGTCGACCTAGACGTACCCCGTGATAGAAATGCTGAATTTGAGCCACAAATTATAAAAAAATATGAAACCGTGTGTACTGAGTTAGATAAAAAGATTATATCTTTATATGCTAAAGGTATGTCAACATCTGATATTCAGGCTGAAATTGAAGACTTATATGGAATAACTATATCACCATCGATGGTATCTAAAATAACTGATAAAGTGCTTGCTAGCGCCGCCGAATGGCAAAATAGAGTATTAGATAAAATATATCCAATAGTTTATTTAGATGCTATGTACTTTAAAGTTAGAAGTAATGGAAAGATAGTTAACAAGGCTGTCTATATATGCTTAGGATACACTATGGAAGGATATAAAGATATTTTAGGTATATGGGTTGATGAAGCTGAAGGTGCTAAATTCTGGTTAGGAATTTGCAATGATTTAAAAAATAGAGGTGTAAAAGAAATTTTAATTGCTTGTATGGATGGATTAAAAGGTCTTCCACAAGCTATAAAAACAGTATTTCCATCAGTAAATATTCAAACATGTATTGTTCATCAAATAAGAAATTCAATAAAATACATAGCTTCAAAAGATAAAAAAGCATTTATGAAAGATTTGAAGGAGGTTTATAAGGCTACAACAGAGGAACTTGCGTTAGCACAGCTAGATAATTTAAAGGAGATATGGGGAGATAAATATGGAATAGTAATAGATTCCTGGTATAACAATTGGAGTAACCTTTCAACATTTTTTGACTTCTCTCCAACTATAAGAAAGATGATTTATACTACAAATATCTTAGAGGGTTTTAATCGTCAAATACGTAAATTCACTAAAGTTAGAGTCATATTCCCAACTGATGAATCTTTAAATAAGTGTGTTTACTTAGCAACAATGGAGATACTAGAAAAATGGACTCAACCTATACATAATTGGGGTGCTACGCTAGCGGAGCTATCAATAATATTTGAAGATCAATTAAAAGATGAATTAGCTTAA
- a CDS encoding tetratricopeptide repeat protein translates to MKLDKVFINKYEEFIEEDVEKAINFCIEEFNNTSNEDILIYLGEAYMAKDNFKEAIIYIKRGIENNCENTLLAYNLLGEALFYMDLYDESKKAFKEVINIDKKSFFANIYLIDISIYEKNYILAEEIAEKLLTIDELNKEDKAFILSKLSWIQLRYLDNASEGYKNIKNALEIDKNCGSAYVSLGFYNLNIKNYSEAITSFKRAIELGEECDEIYKGMDEANKKCKNY, encoded by the coding sequence ATGAAATTAGATAAAGTTTTTATAAATAAATATGAGGAATTTATAGAAGAGGATGTTGAAAAAGCTATTAATTTTTGCATTGAAGAATTTAATAATACTAGTAATGAAGATATATTAATATATCTTGGAGAAGCATATATGGCTAAAGATAATTTTAAAGAAGCTATTATATATATAAAAAGAGGAATAGAAAATAATTGTGAAAATACTTTACTTGCATATAACTTACTTGGAGAAGCTTTATTTTATATGGACTTATATGATGAAAGTAAAAAAGCTTTTAAAGAAGTAATAAACATAGATAAAAAAAGTTTTTTTGCTAACATATATTTAATTGATATAAGTATATATGAGAAAAATTATATTTTAGCCGAAGAAATAGCAGAAAAATTATTAACTATCGATGAGTTAAATAAAGAGGATAAAGCATTTATATTATCAAAACTTTCTTGGATTCAATTAAGGTATTTAGATAACGCTAGTGAAGGATATAAAAATATAAAAAATGCTTTAGAAATAGATAAAAATTGCGGAAGTGCTTATGTATCCTTAGGATTTTATAATTTAAATATAAAAAATTATAGTGAAGCCATAACAAGTTTTAAAAGAGCTATTGAACTTGGAGAAGAATGTGATGAGATTTATAAAGGAATGGATGAAGCTAATAAAAAGTGCAAAAACTATTAA
- a CDS encoding superoxide dismutase: MKYDKIVLPYSFDALEPYIDTLTVETHYGKHLQSYVNNLNDIVSKDPIFFENKTLDEILSDTNSIPVEIRQGVINQGGGVANHNFYFSILSPKAKTSPSGNLLNAINNTFGSFENMKDKLNKLSLGKFGSGWGWLVVNEYCGLEIITTSNQNSPLSIGKKPLITIDVWEHAYYLKYKNLRADYIKNIWNIIDFNFIESLYNSIC, encoded by the coding sequence ATGAAATACGACAAAATAGTTTTACCTTATTCTTTTGATGCTTTAGAACCTTATATAGATACTTTAACTGTAGAAACTCATTATGGAAAGCATCTTCAAAGTTACGTAAATAATCTTAATGATATAGTATCAAAAGATCCTATATTTTTTGAAAACAAAACTTTAGATGAAATATTATCTGATACTAATTCAATCCCTGTAGAAATAAGGCAAGGAGTTATTAATCAAGGTGGTGGTGTAGCTAATCATAACTTTTATTTTTCTATATTATCTCCTAAAGCCAAAACTAGTCCATCAGGTAATTTATTAAATGCAATCAATAATACCTTTGGAAGTTTTGAAAATATGAAAGATAAACTTAATAAATTATCTTTAGGAAAATTTGGATCTGGTTGGGGCTGGCTTGTAGTTAATGAATATTGTGGACTTGAAATAATAACTACCTCAAATCAAAATTCTCCCTTAAGCATTGGTAAAAAGCCACTTATTACTATAGATGTTTGGGAGCATGCTTATTACTTAAAGTATAAAAATTTAAGAGCTGATTACATTAAGAACATATGGAATATAATAGATTTTAATTTTATTGAAAGTTTATATAATTCTATTTGTTAA
- a CDS encoding methyl-accepting chemotaxis protein codes for MKSKKIFIYWLLVLIMSNILLVFKVNTIFVLNFALILIILGIYLNYKTYKIKENTENRNAIKLDDSKDRKTLRKSVLNLNKTGKEIFMSHKSLSNISNQVKESSGVILGLTEENNCSVNNLDNSCKDIKNKISIMDKLLEEAKLSSEFSEKTIEDQNRVLTNVEKRVSDLKVYYKEVLYTCIELTNSFDKIYGFTSNINEIANQTNLLSLNASIEAARAGEQGKGFAVVAREIKSLSELSKTFSSNISEQLNLMKSELDKLNKNSKETDSAMGETAESVSMLSNSFESIINSNSGLKNKITDIKENSLEILKMANEIENVSNDLKGAHYTTLDSVEAVVKEIDSQATILDGFQVVTEELINNCDILVELAIGKDVRKKLEDICIEIYNTELKKDKQSLKSYANKIGAEGIYYIDKNGFFELSSESGEVDFNLFKINKAAKLFFNSTDIFKIYPLSKREDTGETNLYMHIKRKDKPGIISLEMTIETLFKISNQI; via the coding sequence ATGAAAAGTAAAAAAATATTTATCTACTGGTTATTAGTTTTAATAATGTCTAATATACTATTGGTTTTCAAAGTTAATACAATTTTTGTTTTAAACTTTGCTTTAATTTTAATTATTTTAGGAATTTATCTAAATTATAAAACTTATAAAATAAAAGAAAATACTGAAAATAGAAATGCTATTAAATTAGATGATAGCAAAGACAGAAAGACCCTTAGAAAATCTGTATTAAACCTTAATAAGACAGGGAAAGAGATATTTATGTCACATAAAAGCTTAAGTAATATTTCTAATCAAGTAAAAGAATCTTCAGGAGTAATACTTGGGTTAACTGAAGAAAATAATTGTAGTGTAAATAATTTAGATAATTCTTGTAAAGATATTAAAAATAAAATTAGTATAATGGATAAATTATTAGAAGAAGCAAAATTAAGTTCAGAGTTTAGTGAAAAAACTATTGAAGATCAAAATAGGGTTTTAACTAATGTAGAGAAAAGAGTTAGTGATTTAAAGGTATATTATAAAGAAGTATTATATACGTGTATCGAACTAACAAATTCCTTTGATAAAATATATGGGTTTACCTCTAATATAAATGAAATAGCTAATCAAACTAATTTATTGTCACTTAATGCAAGTATTGAAGCTGCAAGAGCAGGAGAACAGGGAAAGGGGTTTGCTGTAGTTGCTAGGGAAATTAAAAGTTTATCGGAACTTTCAAAAACATTTAGTTCTAATATAAGTGAGCAATTAAATTTAATGAAAAGCGAATTAGATAAATTAAATAAAAACTCAAAAGAAACAGATTCAGCAATGGGAGAGACAGCAGAATCAGTGTCTATGTTAAGTAATTCTTTTGAATCAATAATAAATAGTAATAGTGGTTTGAAAAATAAAATAACAGATATAAAAGAAAATTCATTAGAGATACTAAAGATGGCTAATGAAATAGAAAATGTATCAAATGATTTAAAGGGAGCACATTATACAACTCTTGACTCAGTAGAAGCAGTAGTAAAAGAGATAGATTCTCAAGCCACTATTTTAGATGGATTCCAAGTAGTTACAGAAGAATTAATAAATAATTGCGACATTCTTGTTGAGTTAGCTATAGGCAAGGATGTTAGAAAGAAATTAGAAGATATATGTATAGAAATATATAATACTGAACTAAAAAAAGATAAACAATCCTTAAAAAGTTATGCTAATAAAATAGGAGCAGAAGGAATTTATTATATTGATAAAAATGGATTCTTTGAATTAAGTTCTGAAAGTGGAGAAGTTGATTTTAATTTATTTAAGATAAATAAAGCTGCAAAATTATTTTTTAATAGTACAGATATATTTAAGATATATCCATTATCTAAGAGAGAAGATACTGGTGAAACAAATTTATATATGCATATAAAAAGAAAGGACAAGCCTGGAATAATTTCTTTAGAAATGACTATTGAAACACTATTTAAAATATCGAATCAAATTTAA
- a CDS encoding NCS2 family permease, with product MEKLFKLKEHGVNVKTEAIAAFTSFFAAVYIIVVNASILSDGGIPMEPLIIATVLASLFGCLLVAFISNTPLIVMPGMGINALFTYTIVNTLGLTFYQALGAVFVAGILFVVIALTPLAKILTEAIPASLKEAITVGIGLFITFIGLHKAGIVVASDSTLVKLGDITSPEVLAFIIIMIITLILFLKNVPGAFLISIILGTLISIGFGIVDLSSISFSLPDFNAYKDIFFSMDFSAIATPTFWVATFSLTLVLVFENIGLLHGQVSGMLKRPEETPKALHSVAYSVIGCGIFGTSPNVSTVEGAAGIAAGGKTGLTSLITGLLFLLSLFFIPFIKIIPNAAISPILIIIGCLMSQNLKNLNFDDLTELFPAFVTIVLIPLTYSIVDGIAFGFILYPICKLCTKKGKDVSVAMYVVSAIFLVYFILHGMQH from the coding sequence ATGGAAAAATTATTCAAATTAAAAGAACATGGTGTTAACGTTAAGACTGAGGCAATAGCTGCCTTTACGTCATTTTTTGCAGCAGTTTATATAATTGTTGTAAATGCAAGTATATTAAGTGATGGAGGTATACCAATGGAGCCTCTTATAATCGCTACTGTATTAGCTTCTCTTTTTGGATGTTTATTAGTAGCATTTATAAGTAATACTCCTCTTATAGTAATGCCTGGTATGGGTATAAATGCTTTATTTACTTATACAATAGTAAATACACTAGGATTAACTTTTTATCAAGCATTAGGTGCAGTTTTTGTTGCTGGTATATTATTTGTTGTAATCGCTTTAACACCATTAGCTAAAATACTTACAGAAGCGATACCTGCTTCTTTAAAAGAAGCAATTACTGTTGGTATAGGACTTTTTATTACTTTTATAGGATTACACAAAGCTGGAATTGTAGTTGCAAGTGATAGTACATTAGTTAAGTTAGGAGATATTACAAGCCCAGAGGTACTTGCTTTTATCATAATAATGATAATTACTTTAATTTTATTCTTAAAAAATGTACCTGGAGCATTTTTAATATCAATTATCCTTGGAACTTTAATCTCAATAGGTTTTGGAATTGTAGATCTTTCAAGTATTTCTTTTTCATTACCTGATTTTAATGCTTATAAAGATATTTTCTTTAGCATGGATTTTTCAGCTATAGCTACTCCAACATTTTGGGTTGCTACATTCTCACTAACTTTAGTGTTAGTTTTTGAAAACATAGGACTTTTACATGGTCAAGTTTCAGGTATGTTAAAAAGACCTGAAGAAACTCCAAAAGCACTACATTCGGTTGCTTACTCTGTAATCGGTTGTGGAATATTTGGAACTAGTCCAAATGTTTCAACTGTTGAAGGTGCTGCTGGTATCGCCGCAGGGGGAAAAACAGGATTAACATCACTTATAACAGGTCTATTATTTTTATTATCTTTATTCTTTATTCCATTTATAAAAATAATACCAAACGCTGCTATATCTCCGATACTTATAATTATCGGATGTTTAATGTCTCAAAACTTAAAGAATTTAAATTTTGATGACTTAACTGAGCTATTCCCTGCTTTTGTTACTATAGTATTAATTCCTTTAACATATAGTATTGTAGATGGGATTGCATTTGGATTTATACTATATCCTATATGTAAGTTATGTACTAAAAAGGGCAAAGATGTGTCTGTTGCAATGTATGTTGTATCAGCTATATTCCTTGTTTACTTCATACTTCATGGTATGCAACATTAA
- a CDS encoding S8 family peptidase — translation MYLKSEACKKFDEDPEYMKIIVEYQGDFIDEISKIDDVCGRVINDRYGVVYVKQKDLMNLINNLNTITYFEFDSVYVLEDVSAISTAFIPQVQSGDYLKLNGEGTIVAILDTGINYLDEAFLDENGMSRIEYIFDKSIIDEKNNFEYGVVYSKEDINSAIKAKSEGKNPYEIVKSKDQYGHGTSMAAIVGGRLENRNIESVAYKCNYIIVKLKENIKAQKWFGTNNIIYSVSEILEGIQFIVEKSRILKKPLVIYIPLGSTEGSHTGNTVIEKYIDLISQTRGTVVVTGTGNQGIFGGHVNGKIHKPLDTQIIELLIGEKQRNIYFDIWVKKPSRVSLNVISPSGESTGILPITTRGTIESKFVFENTNLKVYYYWPDELTGDEIIRVVLEDLKPGIWRFKVRGDYILNGEFNAWLPPESILQEGTSFISSNPYLTMTIPGMSRYIIVNSWYNQNNNTINGYSGRGEQWIGYGQNTEPIMTVGGDKIKTIGKNSEIIYVSGSSASSAITAGACSLLLQWGIVDGNDKIINAQKMITYFMRGVRKRPGDVYPNPEWGYGKLDMLTLFQNIK, via the coding sequence TTGTATTTAAAAAGTGAGGCCTGTAAAAAATTTGATGAAGATCCTGAATATATGAAGATAATAGTAGAATATCAAGGTGATTTTATTGATGAAATATCAAAAATAGATGATGTATGTGGGAGAGTTATAAATGATAGATATGGAGTTGTATATGTAAAACAAAAAGATTTAATGAATTTAATTAATAACTTAAATACAATAACATATTTTGAATTTGATAGTGTATATGTATTAGAAGATGTATCAGCTATATCTACAGCTTTTATTCCACAGGTTCAATCAGGAGATTATTTGAAATTAAATGGAGAAGGAACTATAGTTGCAATATTAGATACTGGAATAAATTATTTAGACGAAGCATTTTTAGATGAAAATGGGATGTCTAGGATAGAATATATTTTTGATAAAAGTATTATAGATGAAAAAAATAATTTTGAATATGGAGTAGTTTATTCAAAAGAAGATATAAATAGTGCAATAAAGGCAAAATCTGAAGGAAAGAATCCTTATGAAATTGTTAAATCAAAAGATCAATATGGACATGGAACAAGTATGGCGGCAATAGTAGGAGGAAGACTAGAAAATAGAAATATAGAAAGTGTTGCATATAAATGTAATTATATAATTGTAAAACTTAAAGAAAATATAAAGGCTCAAAAATGGTTTGGTACTAATAATATAATATATAGCGTAAGTGAAATATTAGAAGGAATACAATTTATAGTGGAAAAAAGTCGTATTTTAAAAAAGCCGCTAGTAATATATATACCACTTGGAAGTACAGAAGGAAGTCATACAGGAAATACTGTAATAGAGAAATATATAGATTTAATATCACAAACTAGAGGAACAGTAGTAGTAACTGGTACAGGCAATCAAGGGATATTTGGAGGACATGTAAATGGAAAAATACATAAACCTTTAGATACTCAAATAATAGAACTTCTAATAGGGGAAAAACAAAGAAATATATACTTTGATATATGGGTAAAAAAGCCAAGTAGAGTATCGTTAAACGTAATATCTCCATCAGGGGAAAGTACAGGGATATTACCAATAACAACAAGAGGAACTATAGAAAGTAAATTTGTATTTGAAAATACAAATTTAAAAGTTTATTATTATTGGCCTGATGAATTAACAGGAGATGAAATAATAAGAGTTGTATTAGAAGATTTAAAACCAGGAATATGGAGATTTAAGGTTAGAGGAGATTATATATTAAATGGAGAGTTTAATGCGTGGTTACCTCCTGAAAGTATTTTACAAGAAGGAACAAGTTTTATATCTTCTAATCCATATTTAACAATGACAATACCAGGAATGTCTAGATATATAATAGTTAATTCTTGGTATAATCAAAATAATAATACTATAAATGGTTACTCTGGTAGAGGAGAGCAATGGATAGGGTATGGACAAAATACAGAACCAATAATGACTGTTGGAGGAGATAAAATTAAGACCATTGGGAAAAATAGTGAAATAATATATGTTTCTGGAAGTAGTGCTTCATCAGCAATTACAGCAGGGGCATGTTCATTATTACTTCAATGGGGAATCGTAGATGGAAATGATAAAATTATAAATGCTCAAAAGATGATAACTTATTTTATGAGAGGAGTAAGAAAACGACCTGGAGATGTATATCCAAACCCTGAATGGGGGTATGGTAAATTAGATATGTTAACATTATTTCAAAATATTAAATAA
- a CDS encoding S8 family peptidase, with product MIDKEDFFYNPNYENFIVEYTGDFDNKIKDISYAYGKVIDRNFALVAVEKDRYEELIKDNDFIIYAAPRSLFALQALAPIEAGNFQGIIQNPYINLNGSGVLVGIIDTGIDYLNSEFIREDDTTRIEYIWDQNIKPNKPNNLVFGSEYSKDEINNAIKLSKEGKDPYSLVPTKDTNGHGTAMASIIGAKGNNIEVKGVMSNCTFAIVKLKENEVYKEILKSNGITNIPVYSDSNIIVAMMYLLKKAKELIKPIVMLIALGSNSSSHSGSSVVEQYIERISSDRGVVIVTGTGNQGSSELHASGKVSQKYLTSRVDFKISRVQSELDIDVWVRRPNLMSINIVAPSGEEIGNVPIDVGNKQNFKFVYENTLVSIQYISPDEISGDENIKIVFKDIKIGVWSFILKGEYIDDGRYDVWLPVKEFIPEGTKFLNSNPFTTLVIPSTTRAVISVGYYNQENISILSESGKGYTQDELIKPDLVAGGIGQAVIKPGGGVNYISGSCVAAAITAGACGLLLEWGIIYKNDISITNEKIRTYLISGCRKRQGDDYPNQNWGYGILDFEGVFKQIAAGKPQ from the coding sequence GTGATTGATAAAGAAGATTTTTTTTACAATCCTAATTATGAAAATTTTATAGTTGAATATACAGGAGACTTTGATAATAAAATTAAGGACATTTCTTATGCTTACGGAAAAGTAATAGATAGAAATTTTGCATTAGTAGCAGTAGAAAAGGACAGATATGAGGAATTAATTAAAGATAATGATTTTATTATATATGCTGCACCTAGAAGTTTATTTGCTTTACAGGCTTTAGCACCAATAGAGGCAGGAAATTTTCAAGGTATAATACAGAATCCTTATATTAATTTAAATGGGTCAGGAGTTTTAGTTGGGATAATAGATACAGGAATAGATTATTTAAATAGTGAATTTATAAGGGAAGATGATACTACAAGAATTGAATATATATGGGATCAAAATATAAAACCAAATAAGCCAAACAACTTAGTTTTTGGAAGTGAATATTCAAAAGACGAAATTAATAATGCAATAAAATTATCTAAAGAGGGTAAAGATCCGTATAGTTTAGTACCAACTAAGGATACAAATGGTCATGGTACTGCTATGGCAAGTATAATAGGGGCAAAAGGAAATAATATAGAAGTAAAAGGAGTAATGAGTAACTGTACTTTTGCAATAGTAAAATTAAAAGAAAATGAAGTTTATAAAGAAATATTAAAATCAAATGGAATTACAAATATACCAGTATATAGCGATTCCAATATTATTGTAGCAATGATGTATCTTTTAAAAAAGGCTAAAGAATTAATAAAACCTATAGTTATGTTAATAGCTTTAGGAAGTAATAGTAGTTCACATTCTGGAAGTAGTGTTGTGGAGCAATATATTGAAAGAATATCCTCTGATAGAGGGGTAGTTATTGTTACTGGAACAGGAAATCAAGGTTCATCAGAACTTCATGCATCAGGGAAAGTGTCACAAAAATATTTAACTAGTCGGGTTGATTTTAAAATTAGTAGAGTACAAAGTGAATTAGATATAGATGTATGGGTAAGAAGACCTAATCTTATGTCCATAAATATAGTAGCCCCTTCGGGTGAGGAAATAGGGAATGTACCAATAGATGTAGGAAATAAGCAAAATTTTAAATTTGTTTATGAAAATACTTTAGTTTCAATACAATATATATCACCAGATGAAATTAGTGGAGATGAAAATATAAAAATAGTTTTTAAGGATATAAAGATTGGAGTATGGAGTTTTATACTGAAAGGAGAATATATAGATGATGGAAGATATGATGTTTGGCTACCAGTGAAAGAATTTATACCAGAAGGGACTAAGTTTTTAAATTCTAATCCTTTTACAACTTTAGTTATTCCTTCAACAACAAGAGCTGTAATAAGCGTTGGATATTATAACCAAGAAAACATATCTATATTAAGTGAATCTGGTAAGGGATATACCCAAGATGAACTAATAAAACCAGACTTAGTAGCAGGAGGCATTGGACAAGCTGTAATAAAACCTGGTGGAGGAGTAAATTATATTTCAGGAAGCTGTGTTGCAGCAGCTATTACCGCAGGTGCTTGTGGATTATTATTAGAATGGGGAATTATATATAAAAATGATATAAGTATAACTAATGAAAAAATAAGAACATATTTAATTTCAGGATGTAGAAAAAGACAAGGAGATGATTATCCTAATCAAAATTGGGGATATGGAATTTTAGATTTTGAAGGAGTTTTTAAACAAATAGCAGCAGGAAAACCACAATAG